A window of Hippoglossus stenolepis isolate QCI-W04-F060 chromosome 18, HSTE1.2, whole genome shotgun sequence contains these coding sequences:
- the drg1 gene encoding developmentally-regulated GTP-binding protein 1, giving the protein MTILDKIAEIESEMARTQRNKATAHHLGLLKARLAKLRRELITPKGGTGGGTGEGFDVAKTGDARVGFVGFPSVGKSTLLSNLAGVYSEVAAYEFTTLTTVPGVIRYKGAKIQLLDLPGIIEGAKDGKGRGRQVIAVARTCNLILIVLDVLKPLLHKRLIEHELEGFGIRLNKQPPNIGFKKKDKGGINFTATCAQTELDSETVKSILSEYKIHNADITLRSDSTADDLIDMVEGNRVYVPCIYVLNKIDQISIEELDVIYKVPHTVPISAHHHWNFDDLLERMWDYLRLVRIYTKPKGQLPDYTSPVVLPDGRTAVEDFCLKIHKNLVKELKYALVWGASVKHNPQKVGKDHVMDDEDVIQLVKK; this is encoded by the exons ATGACTATACTCGACAAAATAGCGGAGATTGAAAGCGAG ATGGCCAGGACGCAGAGGAACAAGGCCACAGCTCACCACTTGGGTCTGCTCAAAGCGCGTCTCGCCAAACTGAGGAGGGAGCTCATCACACCTAAAGGAGGCACCGGGGGTGGAACAGGAGAAG gttTCGATGTCGCAAAAACCGGCGATGCTCGTGTTGGCTTCGTTGGATTTCCTTCCGTAGGAAAGTCTACACTGCTAAGTAACCTTGCAGGCGTGTACTCTGAGGTTGCCGCCTATGAGTTCACCACTCTCACCACAGTACCTGGAGTCATTCGCTACAAAGGCGCCAAAATTCAG CTCCTCGATCTCCCAGGAATCATTGAGGGAGCCAAGGATGGCAAGGGCAGAGGCCGACAGGTCATCGCAG tgGCTCGAACCTGCAACCTGATCCTCATCGTGCTCGATGTGTTGAAGCCTCTTCTCCATAAGAGACTAATAGAACATGAGCTGGAGGGCTTTGGCATCCGACTGAACAAGCAACCACCCAACATCGGTTTCAAGAAGAAGGACAAAGGAGGCATCAACTTCACAGCCACA TGTGCACAAACTGAGCTGGATTCTGAAACGGTGAAATCCATCCTGTCCGAGTACAAGATCCACAACGCCGACATCACTCTGCGTAGCGACTCCACAGCCGATGACCTCATTGATATGGTGGAGGGAAATCG GGTCTACGTCCCGTGCATATATGTGCTCAACAAAATCGATCAGATCTCCATTGAGGAGCTGGACGTCATCTACAAGGTGCCCCACACTGTCCCCATCTCGGCCCACCACCACTGGAACTTCGATGACCTGCTGGAGAGGATGTGGGATTACCTAAGACTTGTGCGCAT CTACACCAAACCCAAAGGCCAGCTTCCTGACTACACGTCTCCTGTTGTCCTCCCTGACGGCCGAACTGCAGTCGAGGATTTCTGCTTAAAGATTCACAAAAACCTCGTCAAAGAGTTGAAATA TGCTCTTGTGTGGGGAGCGTCCGTGAAACATAACCCTCAAAAGGTGGGCAAGGACCACGTTATGGATGACGAAGACGTTATCCAGCTGGTGAAGAAGTAA
- the stard7 gene encoding stAR-related lipid transfer protein 7, mitochondrial — translation MFHSVPRRPICEMGASALRLRSSSSSSFRRSVAEGGRPLEKVPWLGRNVGLLLSWLQRAGADEAAAAAGSGQKRKGLLSIFADHCSFVTGQRLRRACQIGELYSNLYSERTRWSLVGSIWRRLQNKHAPSGRLFAALAGVFMWDSEKIQEEEIRRCGLEILELEDAKRYSASLGAATGQQESCWEVVIEKKDFRVWKRPIPNSHLYEYRVFGSYNDVTPRQFFNVQLDTEYRKKWDSLVIKLEVVDRDVSTGSEIVHWATQFPYPMYSRDYVYVRRYDVDVDNNLMTLISRAVQHPRVPETQDFVRVHSYQSKMVIRPHKSFDENGFDYLLTYSDDPQTVFPRYCVSWMVSSGMPDFLQKLHTAALRARNLEVGIQDYVGVIKSSDTNRQPSQERHGGENTRPGQIYA, via the exons ATGTTCCACTCCGTGCCCCGTCGGCCGATCTGCGAGATGGGAGCGAGCGCCCTGAGGCtccggagcagcagcagcagctcgttcCGGCGGAGCGTCGCGGAGGGCGGCAGGCCGCTGGAGAAGGTGCCGTGGCTGGGCAGGAACGTGGGCCTGCTGCTGTCCTGGCTCCAGAGGGCAGGTGCGGACgaggccgccgccgccgccggcTCAGGCCAGAAGAGGAAAGGCTTGCTCTCCATATTCGCGGACCACTGCAGCTTCGTGACCGGGCAGAGGCTCCGACGTGCCTGTCAGATCGGCGAGCTGTACTCCAACCTGTACTCCGAGCGCACCAGGTGGAGCCTGGTGGGGTCAATATGGCGCAGACTTCAGAACAAGCATGCCCCCAGTGGGAGACTGTTCGCCGCCCTGGCAGGTGTCTTCATGTGGGACAGCGAGAAGATTCAAGAAGAGGAAATTCGCAG GTGTGGGCTCGAGATACTGGAGCTGGAGGATGCAAAACGCTACAGTGCATCTCTGGGCGCTGCGACTGGACAGCAGGAGTCATGCTGGGAAGTTGTGATTGAGAAGAAAGACTTTAGAGTGTGGAAGCGGCCCATTCCCAACAGTCACCTCTACGAATACAGAG TGTTCGGCTCCTACAACGATGTCACACCGAGACAGTTCTTCAATGTACAG TTGGATACAGAGTACAGGAAGAAGTGGGATTCTCTGGTTATCAAGCTTGAAGTGGTGGACAGAGACGTCAGCACAGGGTCTGAAATTGTGCACTGGGCAACACAATTTcct TATCCCATGTACTCAAGGGACTATGTGTACGTACGCCGCTATGATGTTGATGTTGACAACAACCTGATGACCTTAATATCCAG AGCCGTGCAGCATCCCAGAGTCCCAGAGACTCAGGACTTTGTGCGAGTCCATTCATACCAGTCGAAGATGGTCATTCGTCCTCACAAGTCATTTGATGAG aATGGGTTTGATTACCTGCTGACCTACAGCGACGACCCTCAGACCGTCTTTCCCCGTTACTGTGTGAGCTGGATGGTGTCAAGTG GTATGCCAGATTTCCTACAGAAGCTGCACACTGCTGCCTTGAGGGCCAGAAACTTGGAGGTTGGGATCCAGGACTACGTGGGTGTCATTAAATCCAGCGACACCAACCGCCAGCCGAGCCAGGAGCGCCACGGTGGAGAAAACACACGCCCCGGTCAGATCTACGCTTGA